The sequence AATACAGGGTATTCGCTTTGCAGAAGTTACCTTACATACAGGACTAGGTACTTTCAGACCTATTGAGGTTGAAGACCTTAGTAAACATAAAATGGATGCAGAGTATTATCAGATTGACGAACAAGCCTGCGCTATCGTAAATAAGGCAAAAGAGAATGGCAAACGAATCTGTTCTATTGGCACTACAACAATGCGTGCAATGGAAAGCAGTTTCACCGCTCAACAAATGTTGAAGCCAAGTGAGGGATGGACCAACCATTTCATTCATCCTCCTTATAATTTCAATGTTGCTGACAGCCTTGTTACCAATTTCCATTTACCTAAAACCAGCTTATTAATCATGACCTGCGCTTTCGCCGGTTACGATTTAGCAATGGAAGCTTATAAAAAAGCAATTAAAGACAAATACAGGTTCTTCAGCTATGGTGATGCGCTGTTGATTATTTAACGCATTCTAATTGAGCTAAACTTAATTGTAAAATATTAAAAGCCAGTAGAGGTAAAATCCTACTGGCTTTTTTATTCGAAAAAGATTCGCTTACAGTTTTATTTTTTCTTTCGATTGTTCTTATACAAATTCTCATATATAGAAATCCATTCTTCAGGTGTCATTTTCTGCACAAGCTCCCCTATTAGTGCATTAGGAACCTGGGCTGTTTTTTTAAACCTTATACAACTTTTGCCCATATCCAACTTTGTAGGTGTAGCCATCTTATAGGCTTGGGTAAACCATTCAAGTAAGGATGGCTGGGCATAGATACCCATATGATAGAATGCAATAAAATTCTTTTGTGCAGCCAATGCCATAAACGGCAGGGGTAGTTTAGGATCACAGTGATACCCATCCTTATACAGGCTATGTGGCACTACATATCCGATCATGCCATAACTGATGCACTCTTCAAATCCTGCAGGTAAATTTCCGGTTATGGCATCCCGAATCTGAGAGAAAACTTCTTTTTGTTCATCAGGAATTTGTTTCAGATACTCCTTAACTGTTTTGGCACCACTAATCATTAGTATACGTTTTAATTTTTTGAGATCGCTTATTGGCAATAAAACTCAAACTCAGAGAGAGAAATGTGAAAACTAATAAAACAAGCAAACTATTTCCAAATGCCTGGAGAAAACTTATTTTATTTAGATCCAGAAACGGATATGGATAAAAACCTGAAAAATTTCCTCTGATAATTGTGTATACAAAGTATACTGCAGGATATATTAACCAATAAGGTATTGATTGATATTGAATTGTTCTTTTTGAAGTAAATAGTATCCAATATACAATTGAAAGTATTGGCGAAAAACTATGCAGACCATGATCCGCCCAAAAAGCCAGACCCAGTGGATTATGTAATTGACTTAAAAT is a genomic window of Sediminibacterium sp. TEGAF015 containing:
- a CDS encoding DUF1801 domain-containing protein — protein: MISGAKTVKEYLKQIPDEQKEVFSQIRDAITGNLPAGFEECISYGMIGYVVPHSLYKDGYHCDPKLPLPFMALAAQKNFIAFYHMGIYAQPSLLEWFTQAYKMATPTKLDMGKSCIRFKKTAQVPNALIGELVQKMTPEEWISIYENLYKNNRKKK
- a CDS encoding Pr6Pr family membrane protein: MLHNPANKDVVDVVIRFFSYFTILSNTLVFIYFLNLLLSRNSDASFWHKPETGTAITVYILVVGIVYHAILSQLHNPLGLAFWADHGLHSFSPILSIVYWILFTSKRTIQYQSIPYWLIYPAVYFVYTIIRGNFSGFYPYPFLDLNKISFLQAFGNSLLVLLVFTFLSLSLSFIANKRSQKIKTYTND